In a genomic window of Mucilaginibacter sp. KACC 22063:
- a CDS encoding metallophosphoesterase family protein encodes MFTEKQKPLLFAHIGDLHITDAKQQNYKDFLSITAQIAAGFVDQLDFVFLPGDNADNGLVEQYRLIAPALKMLDIPAYIITGDHDMEQGSLDNFYSTLKAPKLPFRKKIKGVNCLFLDVCGPGAGGPDFRFGSEQLQNLEEVLNECSSENGPCAIFMHTYPDDLKDSAEKQQLLQLINNHKVALITMGHTHYNEISNNRNTIYTATRSTGQIEEGPVGYSITSIDNGVISWRFKLLEDPLPFVMITSPADHRLYRTVNRIEGNEAVVRATILGQDAIKQVSCLLENGQIYSMSFDNERNDWFTTIPLNNQPTMRLSVEAVTVNGRPGRHTIEMATPLFNPAADGRDGSDELTIGAWTENGILGTQLGPNRNAKPPKKRES; translated from the coding sequence ATGTTTACCGAAAAACAAAAACCACTGCTTTTTGCACATATCGGCGATTTACATATTACCGATGCAAAGCAGCAAAACTATAAAGACTTTTTAAGCATTACCGCCCAGATTGCAGCCGGATTTGTAGACCAACTGGATTTTGTATTCCTTCCCGGTGATAATGCCGATAACGGACTTGTTGAACAATACCGCCTTATAGCGCCTGCCTTAAAAATGCTGGATATACCTGCTTATATCATTACTGGCGACCATGATATGGAGCAAGGCAGCCTTGATAACTTTTACAGCACGCTTAAAGCACCCAAATTACCTTTCAGAAAAAAAATAAAAGGTGTGAATTGCCTTTTTCTTGATGTGTGCGGCCCAGGAGCAGGTGGCCCTGACTTCCGTTTTGGCAGCGAGCAATTGCAAAACCTGGAAGAAGTATTAAATGAATGCAGCAGTGAAAATGGCCCTTGCGCTATTTTTATGCACACTTACCCTGATGATTTAAAAGACAGCGCCGAAAAGCAACAGCTATTGCAACTGATCAATAATCACAAGGTTGCACTCATTACAATGGGGCATACTCATTATAATGAAATCTCAAACAACAGAAACACCATTTATACAGCAACACGTTCAACAGGCCAGATAGAGGAAGGCCCGGTAGGCTACTCGATCACCAGTATAGATAATGGTGTAATTTCATGGCGCTTTAAATTGCTGGAAGACCCGCTGCCTTTCGTTATGATAACCAGCCCGGCAGATCACCGGCTTTATCGCACAGTTAACCGCATAGAAGGGAACGAAGCAGTGGTAAGAGCTACCATACTGGGACAAGATGCCATAAAACAGGTATCTTGCCTGCTTGAAAACGGACAAATCTATTCCATGAGTTTCGATAACGAACGTAACGACTGGTTCACTACAATTCCTTTAAATAATCAGCCAACCATGAGGTTATCTGTAGAAGCGGTTACCGTTAACGGCAGGCCCGGCAGGCATACTATAGAAATGGCTACGCCATTGTTTAACCCGGCTGCTGATGGCCGCGACGGAAGTGACGAGTTGACCATAGGCGCCTGGACGGAAAATGGCATATTGGGCACACAACTTGGCCCTAACAGAAATGCAAAACCACCTAAGAAAAGAGAATCCTAA
- a CDS encoding MFS transporter: protein MKTITASSTKPNGIYRALNALNFFMADMQAGIGPFLGIFLLANGWKSGPIGTVMTIGGVAGMLMTAPAGAVIDETTHKRRFVIIPGVCTVLASALILISQKFFVVTLSQVATAIAGAAIVPAVVGITLGIVKQKGFNKQNGHNQAFNHAGNVTGAALSGYLGMKWGMPAIFVLSALFGILSIISVLQIPADSIDDRAARGMKESEKNDEKASGFRVLLSCKSLIILAVALACFHLGNGALLPLYGMAAATKSQGNPYMFVALTIVIAQVVMIGASIVAMKMAEGKGYWLVMLLSFIALPIRGFIASHMISHTGLYPVQILDGIGAGLQSVAVPGLVAHILNGTGRINVGQGAVMTVQGLGAALSPAIGGWIAQGIGYNHAFLILGSFALVSIAVWVIYSKTLKKDCDITTN from the coding sequence ATGAAAACAATAACAGCAAGCTCAACAAAGCCGAACGGAATTTACAGGGCGCTAAACGCACTTAATTTCTTTATGGCCGATATGCAGGCAGGCATCGGGCCATTCCTCGGCATATTTTTATTAGCTAACGGCTGGAAAAGCGGCCCCATCGGTACAGTGATGACCATTGGCGGTGTAGCCGGAATGTTGATGACCGCCCCAGCAGGGGCGGTCATTGATGAAACCACCCACAAACGAAGGTTTGTCATCATACCCGGCGTGTGTACGGTTCTAGCCTCTGCACTTATCCTGATTTCTCAAAAGTTTTTTGTGGTTACACTATCCCAGGTGGCTACAGCAATAGCAGGTGCAGCCATAGTGCCGGCTGTTGTGGGCATCACCCTGGGTATTGTTAAGCAAAAAGGCTTTAACAAGCAAAACGGCCACAACCAAGCCTTCAACCACGCGGGCAACGTTACAGGAGCGGCGCTATCGGGCTACCTGGGCATGAAATGGGGGATGCCTGCCATCTTTGTACTTTCCGCCTTATTCGGGATTTTATCTATCATTAGCGTACTCCAAATTCCTGCTGATAGCATTGATGACCGCGCTGCCAGGGGCATGAAAGAAAGCGAGAAAAATGATGAGAAAGCATCCGGCTTTAGAGTACTGCTGAGCTGCAAATCGTTAATCATACTGGCCGTTGCGCTTGCCTGTTTCCATTTAGGCAATGGAGCGCTGTTGCCACTTTACGGCATGGCAGCGGCTACCAAAAGCCAGGGCAATCCATATATGTTCGTAGCGCTGACGATTGTTATTGCGCAGGTGGTAATGATAGGTGCATCTATAGTTGCCATGAAAATGGCCGAGGGAAAAGGTTATTGGCTGGTAATGCTGCTATCCTTTATTGCTTTGCCCATACGTGGTTTCATCGCATCGCATATGATTAGCCATACCGGGTTATATCCCGTTCAGATACTTGACGGCATAGGCGCCGGTTTACAAAGTGTTGCCGTACCCGGACTTGTAGCCCATATATTAAATGGTACAGGCCGTATTAACGTAGGGCAAGGCGCGGTAATGACCGTTCAGGGGTTGGGTGCCGCACTTAGTCCGGCTATAGGCGGATGGATTGCACAAGGCATTGGCTACAATCATGCATTTCTGATACTTGGGAGCTTTGCCCTGGTATCTATAGCCGTGTGGGTGATCTACTCAAAAACACTGAAAAAAGATTGTGATATAACTACGAATTAA
- a CDS encoding HAD family hydrolase, with protein sequence MQQTEMDALEKLTDISRNYKAFLYDCDGTLADNMEAHRLTYVKVAADHGLEITGDIVYELAGWPTVKVVEEINRRHHTNLDPEKFNELKYRLFLDEYIDLTQPVTTVVDHLKSHAGKVKIGVVSGGSREAVEKTLNILKIRGLVEVIVCAGETLHGKPFPDPFLKAAAELGIAPEDCIVFEDAEPGVTAAKAAGMAWVRIDQL encoded by the coding sequence ATGCAACAAACTGAAATGGATGCGCTGGAAAAATTAACAGACATCAGCCGGAATTATAAGGCATTTCTTTACGACTGTGATGGTACGCTGGCCGATAATATGGAAGCGCATCGCCTTACTTATGTAAAAGTGGCTGCGGATCATGGACTTGAAATAACCGGGGATATTGTTTACGAGCTTGCCGGATGGCCTACTGTAAAAGTGGTAGAAGAAATTAACAGGCGGCATCATACCAATCTCGACCCGGAAAAATTCAATGAGCTTAAATACCGCTTGTTTTTGGATGAGTACATTGATTTAACCCAACCTGTAACAACCGTTGTTGATCATTTAAAGTCACATGCAGGTAAGGTGAAGATTGGGGTTGTATCTGGAGGTAGCCGCGAAGCTGTTGAGAAAACGTTGAATATTTTAAAAATAAGGGGGCTGGTTGAGGTCATTGTATGTGCTGGAGAAACCCTGCACGGCAAGCCATTTCCTGATCCGTTTTTAAAGGCTGCTGCCGAATTAGGCATTGCGCCTGAAGATTGTATCGTATTTGAAGATGCTGAACCCGGGGTTACTGCTGCTAAAGCTGCAGGCATGGCTTGGGTACGTATAGACCAATTGTAA
- a CDS encoding ribulokinase, with amino-acid sequence MDSNQYVIGIDYGSDSVRSVIVDASNGKELASSVHEYTRWKKGLFCKPAANQFRQHPLDYIEGLEITVKECIKIAGGDAIARNIKGIAVDTTGSSPVAVDKTGTPLALLPEFESNPNAMFVLWKDHTSVKEAAEINEHATRFTTNYLQYVGGIYSSEWFWAKLLHVLRADEQVKQACYSWVEHCDWIPFLLTGGTNVADMKRSRCAAGHKALWSETFGGLPPDEFFSSLDPLLKGFTERLFKDTYTSDVAAGVISAEWAQRLGLPADVKVGVGAFDAHMGAVGGQIEPYHLSKVMGTSTCDILVAPTQDIQDTLVKGICGQVNGSVIPGMVGLEAGQSAFGDTYAWFKNIISWPLNNLLDHSKVISPEIAEALKVELSEEIIPELSRQAALLPIDDVNELAVDWFNGRRTPDANQLLKGAITGLSLGSDAPRVFRALVEATCFGAKSIVDRFIGEGIPVKGIIGIGGVAKKSAFVMQTMADVLGMPIRIHQFKHTCALGAAMFAAVVAGIYPNVEDAMNAMGRGFDVSYEPNEANKEIYAKRYQQYLSLGEFVASQVAESKSVLADN; translated from the coding sequence ATGGATTCGAATCAGTATGTGATTGGGATCGACTATGGATCAGACTCGGTTCGTTCCGTAATCGTCGACGCTTCAAACGGTAAGGAGCTTGCTTCTTCTGTACACGAATATACCCGCTGGAAAAAAGGCCTTTTCTGCAAGCCCGCTGCAAACCAGTTCAGGCAGCACCCGCTTGATTATATCGAAGGTTTAGAGATCACTGTAAAAGAGTGTATCAAAATTGCAGGCGGGGATGCTATTGCCCGCAACATTAAAGGCATTGCGGTGGATACAACCGGGTCATCGCCTGTAGCGGTTGACAAAACAGGTACACCGCTTGCGTTGCTGCCTGAGTTTGAAAGCAACCCGAACGCCATGTTTGTTTTATGGAAAGACCATACATCGGTAAAGGAAGCTGCCGAGATTAACGAACATGCTACCCGTTTTACTACTAACTATTTACAATATGTAGGCGGTATTTACTCTTCAGAATGGTTTTGGGCTAAGTTACTGCATGTGCTAAGGGCAGATGAGCAGGTGAAACAAGCCTGTTACTCATGGGTTGAGCATTGCGACTGGATCCCTTTCTTGTTAACCGGCGGAACAAACGTTGCTGATATGAAACGCAGCCGTTGCGCAGCAGGGCATAAGGCATTATGGTCTGAAACCTTCGGCGGTTTGCCACCGGATGAATTTTTCTCAAGCCTGGACCCACTTTTAAAAGGTTTCACAGAAAGGTTATTTAAAGATACCTATACCTCTGACGTAGCTGCCGGAGTAATCAGTGCAGAATGGGCGCAAAGGCTTGGCCTGCCAGCTGATGTGAAAGTTGGCGTAGGCGCTTTTGATGCACACATGGGTGCCGTAGGCGGACAGATTGAACCTTATCACCTGAGCAAGGTGATGGGAACATCTACCTGCGACATATTGGTTGCACCAACACAGGATATTCAGGATACTTTAGTTAAAGGCATCTGCGGGCAGGTAAACGGCTCTGTAATACCTGGCATGGTTGGCCTCGAAGCTGGTCAATCGGCTTTTGGCGATACCTATGCATGGTTTAAAAATATCATCTCATGGCCTTTAAATAACCTGCTCGATCATTCTAAGGTAATCAGCCCTGAAATAGCAGAAGCTTTGAAAGTCGAATTATCCGAAGAAATAATCCCTGAACTAAGCAGGCAGGCAGCATTGTTACCCATTGATGATGTGAACGAGTTGGCTGTAGATTGGTTTAACGGCCGCCGTACACCTGATGCAAACCAACTGCTAAAAGGTGCAATTACCGGGTTAAGCCTGGGTTCTGATGCGCCGCGCGTATTCCGTGCGCTGGTAGAGGCTACCTGCTTCGGTGCAAAAAGCATTGTCGACCGTTTTATTGGAGAAGGTATCCCTGTAAAAGGAATCATCGGTATAGGCGGTGTGGCTAAAAAATCTGCATTTGTAATGCAAACCATGGCCGATGTATTAGGCATGCCTATCCGCATTCACCAGTTTAAACATACCTGTGCTTTAGGTGCCGCTATGTTTGCAGCAGTTGTAGCCGGTATTTATCCAAATGTTGAGGATGCAATGAATGCGATGGGCCGTGGCTTTGACGTGTCGTATGAACCAAATGAAGCTAACAAAGAAATTTATGCAAAACGCTACCAGCAATACTTAAGCCTCGGCGAATTTGTAGCGTCGCAGGTTGCTGAATCGAAAAGTGTTTTAGCTGATAATTAA
- a CDS encoding L-ribulose-5-phosphate 4-epimerase → MSKYQHIKEIAYEANMQLPQLGLVLFTFGNVSAADRELGVFAIKPSGVPYKDLSPEKMVIVDFEGKTIEGELRPSSDTLTHAVLYKHWDGINGIVHTHSTYATAWAQSQRCIPIFGTTHADHLTTDIPCAPPMSDELIKGNYEHQTGHQILNHFTENGLDHKEVEMVLVGNHAPFTWGKTADKAVYNSAVLESIAQMAYLTEQINAQAPRLKDALINKHFQRKHGPDSYYGQ, encoded by the coding sequence ATGAGCAAGTATCAACATATTAAGGAAATTGCTTATGAGGCTAATATGCAATTGCCTCAGCTTGGCTTAGTGCTCTTTACCTTCGGTAATGTAAGCGCTGCCGACCGCGAACTTGGTGTTTTTGCCATAAAGCCAAGCGGCGTTCCGTATAAAGACCTGTCGCCTGAAAAGATGGTCATAGTTGACTTTGAGGGTAAAACCATTGAAGGCGAGTTAAGGCCATCTTCAGATACCCTTACACATGCTGTGCTTTATAAGCATTGGGATGGTATAAACGGTATTGTGCATACCCATTCTACTTACGCAACGGCATGGGCACAATCACAACGCTGCATTCCGATATTTGGAACCACTCATGCCGATCACTTAACCACCGACATTCCGTGTGCGCCGCCAATGAGCGACGAATTAATAAAAGGTAATTATGAGCACCAGACCGGCCATCAGATTCTAAATCATTTCACAGAAAACGGTTTAGACCACAAGGAGGTGGAAATGGTACTGGTAGGTAACCATGCGCCTTTTACCTGGGGTAAAACAGCGGATAAAGCCGTTTATAACAGTGCCGTGCTGGAATCAATAGCCCAAATGGCCTATTTAACCGAGCAGATAAATGCACAGGCGCCACGCTTAAAAGATGCGCTGATCAATAAACATTTTCAACGCAAACACGGTCCCGATTCTTATTATGGTCAATAA
- a CDS encoding glycoside hydrolase family 27 protein, with the protein MVNKSLLRLACIAFFAAVIIGRTSAQQIAATPPMGWNSYNCYGSAVHEDEVKANARYLAKYLKPYGWQYVVVDFLWSYDNPPGSNIGNPFQKNLQDGSFIPWLTMDKWGRLLPQPTKFPSAFGGKGFKPLGDYVHSLGLKFGIHVMRGIPRQAVWAKSPVLGTKGITADMIADTTSKCDWMNHMYGLDMSKPGAQKYLNSILDLYASWGVDFIKVDDISRPYHTAEIEGYHKAIVHTKRPIVLSISPGETPLKDGDHVKKYANQWRMADDFWDNWKELLHMFNYARNWQGMGGPGHWPDCDMLQIGKLSKRGPVGPERYSKFTDNELLTHMTFWCIYRSPLMMGGNMPENRPYDLKLLSNNEVLAVNQTGQNPKELYHNDESMVWYSQVPGSKDIYAAVFNLKNEDSDVSLNLLALGLKGKVTVRDLWAKKNMGSYENTYQQKINKHGAALFRLSAINR; encoded by the coding sequence ATGGTCAATAAATCATTATTAAGGCTTGCCTGTATAGCGTTTTTTGCTGCTGTAATTATTGGCCGTACATCGGCACAGCAAATAGCGGCAACACCGCCAATGGGTTGGAACAGCTACAATTGCTACGGTTCGGCTGTGCATGAAGATGAAGTAAAAGCCAATGCCCGTTATCTTGCCAAATATTTGAAACCTTATGGCTGGCAATATGTGGTGGTCGATTTTTTATGGTCGTACGATAACCCGCCGGGAAGTAATATTGGTAACCCCTTCCAGAAAAACCTGCAGGACGGTTCCTTTATTCCGTGGCTTACTATGGATAAATGGGGGCGTTTATTGCCACAACCTACTAAGTTCCCTTCGGCGTTTGGCGGTAAAGGCTTTAAACCACTTGGCGATTATGTACACAGCTTAGGCTTAAAGTTTGGTATCCATGTTATGCGTGGCATTCCACGCCAGGCAGTATGGGCAAAATCGCCGGTATTGGGTACTAAAGGCATAACAGCAGATATGATTGCCGATACTACATCCAAATGCGATTGGATGAATCACATGTACGGCCTCGATATGAGCAAGCCAGGCGCGCAAAAATACCTGAACTCGATTCTTGACCTGTACGCCTCATGGGGAGTTGACTTTATAAAGGTAGACGATATTTCGCGTCCTTATCATACTGCCGAAATTGAAGGTTACCACAAAGCTATTGTACATACCAAAAGGCCAATTGTGCTGAGTATTTCACCTGGTGAAACCCCGCTAAAAGATGGCGACCATGTTAAAAAATACGCCAACCAGTGGCGCATGGCAGATGATTTCTGGGATAACTGGAAAGAGCTGCTGCATATGTTTAACTATGCACGTAACTGGCAGGGCATGGGTGGCCCCGGTCATTGGCCAGATTGTGATATGCTGCAAATAGGTAAGCTATCGAAACGCGGCCCGGTTGGCCCAGAGCGTTATAGCAAATTTACAGATAATGAGCTGCTTACCCACATGACGTTCTGGTGCATCTACCGATCACCTTTAATGATGGGCGGTAATATGCCCGAGAACCGCCCTTACGACCTGAAACTGTTAAGCAACAACGAGGTATTGGCGGTTAACCAAACAGGTCAGAATCCTAAAGAACTTTACCATAATGACGAAAGCATGGTTTGGTACTCGCAGGTGCCCGGATCAAAAGACATTTATGCAGCTGTATTCAACCTGAAGAACGAAGACAGCGACGTATCCCTTAACCTGCTTGCATTAGGTTTAAAAGGTAAAGTTACCGTACGCGATTTATGGGCAAAGAAAAACATGGGTAGCTACGAGAATACTTATCAGCAAAAAATAAATAAACACGGTGCAGCGCTTTTCAGGCTGTCCGCAATCAACCGATAA
- the araA gene encoding L-arabinose isomerase, protein MIDLKSFEVWFITGSQHLYGEETLRLVAEHSQHIADGLNKDAKVPVTVVYKPVVKTPEEIYNTLLEANTAENCIGIITWMHTFSPAKMWVRGLNILQKPMLHLHTQYNRDIPWNSIDMDFMNLNQSAHGDREFGFMVSRLRKNRKVVVGHWQDPEVVAQIEAWSRAAAGWHDWQGAKFARFGDNMRYVAVTEGDKVEAEIKFGYSVNTYGVGDLVKVINEVSEAEIDALVTEYEELYTMDAALRKGGEKHSSVYEAARIELGLRKFLTDGNFKGFTDTFEDLHGMVQLPGIAAQRLMADGYGFAGEGDWKTAALVRACKVMGAGLKGGNAFMEDYTYHFDPNNSLVLGSHMLEVDASLSNGKASLEVHPLGIGGKADPARLVFNVAGGPAFNASIVDMGNRFRLILNEVEAIEPIEDLPNLPVARVLWKPYPDMKTGCAAWIYAGGAHHTVYSQNLTAEHMQDFADMAGLEFIRIGKDTKLSHLQNELRWNDNYYKTI, encoded by the coding sequence ATGATCGATTTAAAAAGCTTTGAAGTGTGGTTTATCACCGGTAGCCAGCACTTATACGGAGAAGAAACTTTAAGACTGGTAGCAGAACATTCGCAACACATTGCCGACGGTTTAAACAAGGACGCGAAAGTACCTGTGACTGTTGTTTACAAGCCGGTTGTAAAAACTCCGGAAGAAATTTATAATACCCTTTTAGAAGCTAATACTGCTGAAAATTGTATCGGTATCATTACCTGGATGCATACGTTTTCGCCTGCTAAAATGTGGGTACGCGGCTTAAATATCCTGCAAAAACCAATGTTGCATTTGCATACGCAATACAACCGCGATATTCCATGGAATTCTATCGATATGGATTTCATGAACCTGAACCAAAGCGCCCACGGCGACCGTGAGTTTGGTTTTATGGTATCGCGCCTTCGCAAAAACCGTAAAGTAGTTGTAGGCCACTGGCAAGACCCAGAGGTGGTTGCGCAAATTGAGGCCTGGAGCCGTGCTGCTGCCGGTTGGCATGATTGGCAAGGCGCTAAATTTGCCCGTTTTGGCGATAACATGCGTTATGTTGCCGTTACCGAAGGTGATAAAGTTGAAGCGGAGATCAAGTTTGGCTATTCTGTAAATACTTATGGTGTTGGCGACCTGGTTAAAGTGATCAATGAAGTAAGTGAGGCCGAAATTGATGCACTGGTTACTGAATACGAAGAGCTTTATACTATGGATGCTGCTTTACGTAAAGGCGGTGAAAAACATTCATCAGTTTATGAAGCTGCACGTATAGAGTTAGGCCTGCGTAAGTTTTTAACCGACGGTAATTTCAAGGGATTTACAGATACGTTTGAAGATTTGCATGGTATGGTACAGCTTCCTGGTATTGCGGCACAACGCCTAATGGCAGATGGCTATGGCTTTGCCGGTGAAGGCGACTGGAAAACAGCAGCGCTGGTGCGTGCTTGCAAGGTAATGGGTGCCGGGCTTAAAGGCGGCAATGCCTTTATGGAAGATTACACTTACCACTTCGATCCGAACAACTCATTGGTATTAGGCTCGCACATGCTGGAGGTTGATGCCTCTTTAAGTAATGGCAAGGCAAGTCTTGAAGTGCATCCATTAGGTATTGGCGGTAAAGCCGACCCTGCACGTTTGGTATTCAATGTTGCCGGTGGACCTGCGTTTAACGCTTCTATTGTGGATATGGGTAACCGCTTCCGTTTAATACTTAACGAAGTTGAAGCCATTGAACCAATTGAAGACCTTCCAAACCTGCCTGTTGCACGTGTATTATGGAAACCATATCCTGATATGAAAACAGGTTGCGCTGCATGGATCTATGCAGGTGGTGCCCACCACACTGTTTACAGCCAAAACCTTACTGCCGAGCACATGCAGGACTTTGCTGATATGGCAGGCCTTGAATTCATCCGCATAGGTAAGGATACCAAACTTTCGCACTTACAGAATGAGCTTAGGTGGAATGACAATTATTATAAAACCATTTAA
- a CDS encoding sodium/sugar symporter — translation MNKLSSADYTVFLVYFIIVALYGLWVYRRKRNADATSKDYFLAEGSLTWWAIGASLIASNISAEQMIGMSGSGFKMGLAISTYELMGALTLVIVGIFFIPVYLRNKIFTMPQFLHERYNGTVAMIMAVFWLLLYIVVNLMSILYLGALAISGISGIDINVCIGFLAIFSIIITLGGMKVIGYTDVIQVFFLVLGGLVASYIALNLLSEKSGTSGILNGLAILKSHASDHFHMIFKKDNPNYLDLPGLSVLIGGMWIVNLNYWGCNQYITQRALGANLKTARGGLLFGAFLKILMPVIVVIPGIAAYVLYQKGMFHQEMLSSKGVLDVNKAYPSLLDLLPAGLKGLSFAALTAAIVASLAGKANSIATIFTLDIYKKAIKPDANDRQLVTLGKLSVVVAMLLGVVMSLLIGEQLMGEGKQGFQYIQEYTGFVSPGILAMFLLGFFWKKATSNAALFSTIGGFVFSVFFKFLPRFADLKFLAPYGFSKLNAENLYEIPFLDRMGFVFIICVIGMYIISKIETANGKVPNGLEVDTSMFKTSRAFTAGSLIVAGILVAIYTIFW, via the coding sequence ATGAATAAATTAAGTTCAGCCGATTACACCGTGTTCCTGGTGTATTTCATTATTGTTGCCTTGTACGGTTTGTGGGTATACCGCAGAAAGCGGAATGCAGATGCCACATCAAAGGATTATTTCCTGGCCGAAGGCTCATTAACCTGGTGGGCTATCGGGGCATCATTAATAGCATCAAACATATCTGCAGAACAGATGATCGGCATGAGCGGGTCGGGCTTCAAGATGGGTTTAGCGATATCAACCTATGAGTTAATGGGTGCGTTAACGCTGGTAATCGTAGGGATATTTTTTATCCCTGTTTACCTGCGCAACAAGATATTCACTATGCCACAGTTTCTGCACGAGCGTTATAACGGCACTGTAGCGATGATTATGGCCGTGTTTTGGCTGCTGTTGTACATCGTTGTTAACCTGATGTCAATCTTGTATCTGGGCGCCCTGGCTATCAGTGGTATATCAGGCATTGATATTAATGTTTGTATAGGCTTCCTGGCCATATTCTCCATCATCATCACATTGGGTGGTATGAAGGTAATCGGTTATACCGATGTTATCCAGGTGTTCTTCCTGGTACTGGGTGGTTTGGTTGCAAGTTATATCGCGCTTAATTTGTTAAGTGAAAAATCAGGCACCTCGGGTATACTTAATGGCCTTGCTATTTTGAAAAGCCATGCCAGCGATCACTTCCATATGATATTTAAAAAAGACAATCCTAACTATCTGGATCTGCCGGGCTTATCTGTGCTGATCGGTGGTATGTGGATTGTGAACCTAAACTACTGGGGTTGTAACCAATACATTACCCAACGTGCCCTGGGCGCTAACCTGAAAACTGCGCGCGGTGGTTTATTATTTGGTGCATTCTTGAAAATCCTGATGCCGGTAATTGTGGTTATTCCGGGTATTGCAGCTTATGTACTTTACCAAAAAGGCATGTTCCACCAGGAAATGTTAAGCTCAAAAGGCGTACTGGATGTAAATAAGGCTTATCCGTCATTACTTGATCTGTTACCAGCCGGCTTAAAAGGTTTGTCATTTGCAGCGCTTACTGCGGCAATTGTAGCATCATTGGCAGGTAAGGCAAATAGTATTGCTACCATCTTTACGCTTGATATTTATAAAAAGGCAATTAAGCCTGATGCAAACGACCGCCAGTTGGTAACACTGGGTAAATTATCAGTTGTTGTGGCTATGCTGTTAGGTGTGGTAATGTCATTACTTATCGGCGAGCAGTTGATGGGCGAAGGTAAACAAGGCTTTCAGTACATCCAGGAATACACAGGCTTTGTGTCGCCGGGTATCCTGGCCATGTTCCTGTTAGGCTTTTTCTGGAAAAAGGCTACTTCTAACGCAGCGTTGTTTTCAACAATCGGTGGTTTTGTGTTCTCTGTGTTTTTCAAGTTTCTGCCGCGGTTTGCCGATCTTAAGTTTTTAGCGCCTTATGGCTTCTCAAAACTTAATGCCGAAAACTTGTATGAAATACCATTTCTTGACCGTATGGGCTTTGTATTTATCATATGCGTTATCGGGATGTACATTATTTCTAAAATTGAAACGGCCAATGGCAAGGTGCCTAACGGGCTTGAAGTTGATACCAGCATGTTTAAAACATCAAGGGCATTTACTGCAGGTTCGTTAATAGTTGCAGGTATTTTGGTAGCTATCTATACCATTTTCTGGTAG